A region of Pseudomonas putida DNA encodes the following proteins:
- a CDS encoding CaiB/BaiF CoA transferase family protein, with protein sequence MGALSHLRVLDLSRVLAGPWSGQILADLGADVIKVERPGNGDDTRSWGPPFLKDAQGENTSEAAYYLSANRNKRSVTIDFTQPEGQRLVRELAAKSDIVIENFKVGGLAAYGLDYQSLKALNPKLIYCSITGFGQTGPYAKRAGYDFMIQGLGGLMSLTGRPEGEEGAGPVKVGVALTDILTGLYSTVAILAALAHRDQAGIGQHVDMALLDVQVACLANQAMNYLTTGNPPRRLGNAHPNIVPYQDFPTADGDFILTVGNDGQFRKFAEVAGQPQWADDPRFATNKLRVANRGELIPLIRQATVFKTTAQWVSQLEKAGVPCGPINDLAQMFQDPQVVARGLAVNIPHPLAGSVPQVASPIRLSETPVEYRRAPPLLGEHTEAVLSDVLGLDADAVHRLRSAGVL encoded by the coding sequence ATGGGCGCGCTATCACATCTGCGGGTGCTGGACCTTTCGCGCGTGTTGGCCGGCCCATGGTCTGGCCAGATTCTCGCTGACCTTGGGGCTGACGTGATCAAGGTCGAGCGCCCTGGCAATGGCGACGATACCCGCTCGTGGGGGCCGCCTTTCCTTAAGGATGCACAAGGTGAGAACACCAGCGAAGCGGCTTATTACCTCTCGGCCAACCGCAACAAGCGTTCGGTGACGATCGACTTCACGCAGCCTGAGGGTCAGCGCCTGGTGCGTGAGCTGGCGGCCAAGTCGGATATCGTCATCGAGAACTTCAAGGTGGGCGGCCTGGCGGCGTACGGGCTGGATTACCAAAGCCTGAAAGCGCTCAACCCGAAGCTTATCTATTGCTCCATCACCGGCTTCGGCCAGACGGGGCCATATGCCAAGCGCGCGGGGTATGACTTCATGATCCAGGGGCTGGGCGGGCTGATGAGCCTGACCGGGCGGCCTGAGGGTGAGGAAGGCGCGGGGCCGGTAAAGGTTGGCGTAGCACTCACCGACATCCTCACTGGGCTGTACTCGACGGTGGCGATTTTGGCGGCCCTCGCTCATCGTGATCAGGCCGGCATCGGTCAGCATGTCGACATGGCGTTGCTCGATGTGCAGGTGGCGTGCCTGGCCAACCAGGCGATGAACTATCTGACCACGGGTAATCCACCTCGACGCCTGGGCAATGCGCATCCCAATATCGTGCCTTACCAGGACTTCCCTACAGCAGATGGCGATTTCATCCTTACCGTGGGTAATGACGGTCAGTTTCGCAAGTTTGCCGAGGTGGCTGGGCAGCCCCAGTGGGCGGATGATCCGCGCTTTGCTACCAATAAGCTGCGGGTAGCCAATCGCGGTGAGCTGATTCCGTTGATTCGTCAGGCCACGGTGTTCAAGACCACGGCGCAGTGGGTGAGCCAGTTGGAGAAGGCAGGGGTGCCATGTGGACCTATCAATGACCTGGCGCAGATGTTCCAGGATCCGCAGGTAGTGGCTCGAGGGTTGGCGGTGAATATCCCGCATCCGCTGGCGGGGAGTGTGCCGCAGGTGGCCAGCCCTATTCGGTTGTCGGAGACGCCGGTGGAGTACCGGCGGGCGCCACCGTTGTTGGGTGAGCATACCGAGGCGGTATTGAGTGACGTGCTGGGGCTGGATGCTGATGCGGTACACCGCTTGCGCAGTGCCGGGGTGCTTTGA
- a CDS encoding LysR family transcriptional regulator — protein MRRKIPSTAALVCFEAAARNESFTKAAQELALTQSAVCRQIGGLEAFLNVELFRRSRRGVKLTEAGLSYSRQVAAQLDAVERDTLSVMRQQGANVIELAVVPTFGTQWLLPRLKDLQQRHPDVTVNLTNRTRPFLFADTAFDAAIYFGDADWSGTQSHRLMGENPVPVCSPAMLDGQGMLDARRIAQLPLLQQTTRPYAWRQWFGSLGMNVERDMTGPRYELFSMLAQAAMHEMGIALIPPFLIQRELEEGRLVVANRHALSSDKAYYLMIPERKVESASLRAFRDWLVAQAQEYTASA, from the coding sequence ATGCGCCGCAAGATCCCCAGCACTGCCGCCCTGGTCTGTTTCGAAGCCGCGGCGCGAAACGAGAGCTTTACCAAGGCCGCGCAAGAGCTTGCGCTGACCCAAAGCGCCGTCTGTCGGCAGATCGGCGGCCTGGAGGCCTTCCTTAATGTGGAACTGTTTCGTCGTTCACGGCGCGGGGTGAAGCTGACCGAGGCCGGGCTTTCCTACAGCCGCCAGGTCGCCGCGCAACTGGATGCCGTTGAGCGCGACACCCTGTCGGTGATGCGCCAGCAAGGCGCCAATGTGATCGAGCTTGCCGTGGTGCCTACCTTTGGCACCCAATGGCTGCTTCCCAGGCTCAAGGACCTCCAGCAGCGCCACCCCGACGTCACCGTCAACCTGACCAACCGCACCCGGCCGTTCCTGTTCGCCGACACCGCCTTTGATGCCGCCATCTATTTCGGCGATGCCGACTGGTCGGGCACACAGTCGCACCGGCTGATGGGTGAAAACCCAGTGCCGGTGTGCAGCCCAGCCATGCTGGACGGGCAGGGCATGCTCGACGCTCGGCGCATTGCACAACTGCCATTGCTGCAGCAGACCACACGCCCCTATGCCTGGCGACAATGGTTCGGCAGCCTGGGCATGAACGTGGAGCGCGACATGACAGGCCCACGCTATGAACTATTCTCCATGCTCGCGCAGGCGGCAATGCACGAAATGGGCATCGCACTGATCCCACCCTTCCTGATCCAGCGAGAGTTGGAGGAGGGTAGGTTGGTGGTCGCTAACAGGCATGCCCTGAGCAGCGACAAGGCCTACTATCTGATGATTCCCGAACGCAAAGTGGAGTCTGCCTCACTGCGAGCCTTCCGCGACTGGCTGGTGGCACAAGCCCAGGAATACACCGCCTCGGCCTAA
- a CDS encoding acyl-CoA dehydrogenase — MAGKASFNWIDPLLLDQQLTEEERMVRDSAYQFAQDKLAPRVLEAFRHEQTDPAIFREMGEIGLLGATIPEQYGGSGLNYVCYGLIAREVERIDSGYRSMMSVQSSLVMVPINEFGTEAQKQKYLPKLATGEWIGCFGLTEPNHGSDPGSMITRARKVDGGYRLTGSKMWITNSPIADVFVVWGKDDAGDIRGFVLEKGWEGLSSPAIHGKVGLRASITGEIVMDNVFVPEENIFPDVRGLKGPFTCLNSARYGISWGALGAAEACWHTARQYTLDRQQFGRPLAANQLIQKKLADMQTEITLALQGCLRLGRMKDEGTAAVEITSIMKRNSCGKALDIARMARDMLGGNGISDEFGVARHLVNLEVVNTYEGTHDVHALILGRAQTGIQAFY, encoded by the coding sequence ATGGCCGGTAAAGCAAGCTTCAACTGGATCGATCCGCTGCTGCTGGATCAGCAGCTCACTGAAGAAGAGCGCATGGTGCGTGACAGCGCTTATCAGTTCGCCCAGGACAAGTTGGCGCCGCGTGTGCTCGAGGCTTTCCGCCATGAGCAGACCGACCCGGCGATCTTCCGCGAGATGGGGGAAATCGGCTTGCTGGGTGCGACCATCCCCGAGCAGTACGGCGGCAGCGGTCTGAATTATGTGTGCTACGGGCTGATTGCACGTGAGGTCGAACGCATCGACTCTGGCTATCGCTCGATGATGAGTGTGCAGTCCTCCCTGGTAATGGTGCCGATCAACGAATTTGGCACTGAGGCGCAAAAGCAGAAGTACCTGCCCAAACTGGCCACCGGTGAGTGGATCGGCTGCTTTGGCCTGACCGAGCCTAACCATGGCTCCGATCCCGGTTCGATGATCACCCGCGCCAGGAAGGTCGACGGTGGCTACCGTCTCACCGGCAGCAAGATGTGGATCACCAACAGCCCGATCGCCGATGTATTCGTGGTCTGGGGCAAGGATGATGCTGGCGACATTCGGGGCTTCGTCCTGGAAAAGGGCTGGGAAGGCCTCAGCTCTCCGGCGATCCACGGCAAGGTCGGCCTGCGTGCTTCGATCACGGGTGAGATCGTGATGGATAACGTATTCGTGCCTGAAGAAAACATCTTCCCGGACGTGCGTGGCCTCAAGGGGCCGTTCACCTGCCTGAACTCGGCCCGCTATGGCATCTCCTGGGGGGCGCTGGGCGCTGCCGAGGCTTGCTGGCACACCGCGCGCCAATACACCCTGGACCGTCAGCAGTTCGGCCGCCCGCTTGCAGCCAATCAGCTGATCCAGAAAAAGCTGGCGGACATGCAAACCGAGATCACCTTGGCGCTGCAGGGCTGTCTGCGGTTGGGGCGCATGAAGGACGAAGGCACGGCAGCCGTCGAGATCACGTCGATCATGAAGCGTAATTCCTGCGGCAAGGCCTTGGATATCGCCCGCATGGCGCGTGACATGCTGGGTGGTAACGGTATTTCCGATGAGTTCGGCGTGGCCCGTCATCTGGTCAACCTTGAGGTGGTCAACACCTATGAGGGCACCCATGATGTACATGCATTGATCCTGGGGCGTGCTCAGACCGGTATCCAGGCCTTCTATTAA